Proteins from a genomic interval of Clostridium scatologenes:
- the rpsG gene encoding 30S ribosomal protein S7, which produces MPRKGHIAKRDVLPDPVYNSKVVTKFINNVMEDGKKGVAQKICYEAFDIIREKTGKEPIEVFEEAMNNVMPLLEVKARRIGGATYQVPIEVRPERRQTLGIRWLLAAASKRGEKCMRERLSAELMDAANNTGAAVKKREDTHKMAEANKAFAHYRY; this is translated from the coding sequence GTGCCAAGAAAAGGACATATTGCAAAAAGAGATGTGTTACCAGATCCAGTATACAATAGTAAAGTTGTCACTAAATTCATAAACAACGTAATGGAAGATGGTAAAAAAGGAGTAGCACAAAAAATATGCTACGAAGCTTTTGATATAATTCGTGAAAAGACAGGTAAAGAACCAATTGAGGTTTTTGAAGAGGCAATGAACAATGTAATGCCATTACTTGAAGTTAAAGCAAGAAGAATAGGTGGTGCTACATATCAAGTTCCAATAGAAGTTAGACCAGAAAGAAGACAGACATTAGGAATTAGATGGTTGCTTGCTGCAGCATCAAAAAGAGGCGAAAAATGTATGAGAGAAAGACTTTCAGCAGAATTAATGGATGCCGCTAATAATACTGGTGCAGCTGTTAAAAAGAGGGAAGATACTCATAAAATGGCTGAGGCTAACAAAGCTTTTGCACATTATAGATATTAA
- the rplL gene encoding 50S ribosomal protein L7/L12, which yields MTREEIIQAIKEMSVLELNELVKACEEEFGVSAAAPVAVAGGAVAGGAAAEEKTEFDVVLAEAGSEKIKVIKAVREITGLGLKEAKEVVDGAPKTLKEGVSKEDAEAIKAKLSEVGATVEIK from the coding sequence ATGACAAGAGAAGAAATAATTCAAGCTATAAAAGAAATGAGCGTTTTAGAATTAAACGAATTAGTTAAAGCATGTGAAGAAGAATTTGGTGTAAGTGCTGCTGCTCCAGTTGCTGTTGCAGGTGGTGCTGTTGCAGGTGGTGCTGCTGCAGAAGAAAAAACTGAATTTGATGTAGTATTAGCAGAAGCAGGTTCAGAAAAGATTAAAGTTATAAAAGCTGTTAGAGAGATAACAGGATTAGGATTGAAAGAAGCTAAAGAAGTAGTTGATGGAGCTCCTAAGACATTAAAAGAAGGCGTAAGTAAAGAAGATGCTGAAGCTATAAAAGCTAAACTTTCAGAAGTTGGAGCTACTGTTGAAATAAAATAG
- the rpoC gene encoding DNA-directed RNA polymerase subunit beta' has product MFELNNFDALQIGLASPEKIREWSRGEVKKPETINYRTLKPERDGLFCERIFGPIKDWECHCGKYKRIRYKGIVCDRCGVEVTKAKVRRERMGHIELAAPVSHIWYFKGIPSRMGLILDMSPRALEKILYFASYVVLDPKETPLLKKQLLNEKEYREAVDKYGDESFVAGMGAESVKRLLEEIDLEQSSIELKEDLKNSTGQKKVRIIRRLEVVESFRKSRNRPEWMIIDVIPVIPPDLRPMVQLDGGRFATSDLNDLYRRVINRNNRLKKLLDLGAPDIIVRNEKRMLQEAVDALIDNGRRGRPVTGPGNRPLKSLSDMLKGKQGRFRQNLLGKRVDYSGRSVIVVGPELKMYQCGLPKEMALELFKPFVMKKLVESGVAHNIKSAKRMVERVQSQVWDVLEEVISDHPVLLNRAPTLHRLGIQAFQPVLVEGRAIKLHPLACTAYNADFDGDQMAVHVPLSVEAQSEARFLMLAAHNIMKPSDGKPVVIPTQDMVLGSYYLTIDKDGELGEGRYFSSPDEVIMVYQLKQISIHAKIKVKMSKIEDGKLVTGIIDTTPGKIIFNESIPQNLGFIDRSLPENEFKLEVDFLVTKKNLGKIIDKCYMRHGATKTSIMLDKIKAKGYHYSSIGAITVSTSDMEVPEAKKTLLAESDAAVDKIQKMYRRGFISEDERYERVIERWTKTTEDVADALMDNLDRFNPIFMMADSGARGSKSQIKQLAGMRGLMANPSGKIIELPIRASFREGLNVMEYFISTHGARKGNADTALKTADSGYLTRRLVDVSQDVIVREEDCGTQEGYDVSEIKEGNEVIESLAERLTGRYSAEDIMDPNTGEILVHKNDYMDSKIAEKVDKLGIKKVTIRSVFTCKSKHGVCSKCYGMNMATAQKISIGESVGIIAAQSIGEPGTQLTMRTFHTGGVAGSDITQGLPRVEELFEARKPKGLAIVSEVSGTVKMEETKKKRTISVITDAGEEVTYDIPFGSRIKVSNGDAISAGDEITEGSVNPHDIIRIKGVLGVKNYLLSEVQKVYRLQGVDINDKHLEVVVRQMTRKIKIEDSGDTELLPGTMIDMFDFDEENAKAEARGERPAQGRVALLGITKAALATDSFLSAASFQETTRVLTDAAIKGKVDPLLGLKENVIIGKLIPAGTGMTRYRSIKINTEKESEEKQIINNEIEV; this is encoded by the coding sequence TTGTTTGAATTAAATAATTTTGATGCATTACAAATAGGGTTGGCTTCACCAGAAAAAATAAGAGAATGGTCAAGAGGTGAAGTAAAAAAGCCTGAAACAATAAATTACAGAACTTTGAAACCTGAAAGAGACGGGCTATTTTGTGAAAGAATTTTTGGACCTATAAAAGACTGGGAATGTCACTGTGGTAAATATAAAAGAATAAGATATAAAGGCATAGTATGTGATAGATGTGGTGTTGAAGTTACTAAAGCTAAAGTAAGGCGTGAGAGAATGGGCCATATAGAATTGGCGGCACCAGTATCTCATATTTGGTACTTTAAGGGAATACCATCACGTATGGGACTCATATTAGATATGTCACCAAGAGCACTAGAAAAAATACTATATTTTGCATCTTATGTTGTGTTGGATCCTAAAGAAACTCCATTACTAAAAAAACAATTGCTAAATGAAAAAGAATATAGAGAAGCTGTTGATAAATATGGTGATGAAAGTTTTGTTGCTGGAATGGGTGCTGAATCTGTTAAAAGACTTTTGGAAGAAATAGATTTGGAACAATCATCTATTGAGTTAAAAGAGGATTTAAAAAATAGCACAGGACAAAAGAAAGTAAGAATAATAAGAAGACTTGAGGTAGTAGAGTCATTTAGAAAATCTAGAAATAGGCCTGAATGGATGATCATAGATGTAATTCCTGTAATTCCTCCAGATTTAAGACCTATGGTCCAACTTGATGGTGGAAGATTTGCAACATCAGATTTAAATGACCTTTACAGAAGAGTTATTAATAGAAATAATAGACTTAAAAAGCTTTTAGATTTAGGTGCACCAGACATAATAGTTAGAAACGAAAAAAGAATGCTTCAAGAAGCAGTAGATGCACTTATAGATAATGGAAGAAGGGGAAGACCAGTAACTGGTCCTGGAAATAGACCGCTAAAATCATTATCTGATATGTTAAAGGGTAAGCAAGGAAGATTTAGGCAAAACTTGCTTGGAAAACGTGTCGACTATTCAGGCCGTTCAGTTATAGTTGTTGGACCTGAACTTAAGATGTATCAGTGCGGACTTCCAAAAGAAATGGCACTTGAATTATTTAAACCTTTTGTAATGAAAAAGCTTGTTGAAAGTGGAGTAGCACATAATATAAAGAGTGCTAAGAGAATGGTTGAAAGAGTCCAATCTCAAGTATGGGATGTACTTGAAGAAGTAATATCTGATCATCCAGTACTACTAAACCGTGCTCCGACTCTTCATAGATTGGGAATTCAAGCATTTCAACCTGTACTTGTAGAAGGTAGAGCTATAAAACTTCATCCTTTAGCGTGTACAGCATATAATGCAGATTTTGATGGAGACCAAATGGCAGTCCATGTTCCACTATCTGTTGAAGCACAATCAGAAGCTAGATTTTTAATGCTTGCTGCACATAACATAATGAAACCATCAGATGGTAAGCCAGTTGTTATTCCTACTCAGGATATGGTACTAGGTTCATATTATCTAACAATAGATAAGGATGGAGAATTAGGAGAAGGAAGATACTTCTCATCGCCAGATGAAGTAATTATGGTTTATCAACTAAAACAAATTAGTATTCATGCTAAGATAAAAGTAAAAATGAGCAAAATTGAAGATGGAAAACTTGTTACTGGAATAATAGATACAACACCAGGAAAAATAATATTTAACGAATCAATACCACAAAATTTAGGATTTATAGATAGAAGTCTTCCAGAAAATGAGTTTAAATTAGAAGTAGATTTCCTTGTAACAAAGAAAAACCTTGGTAAAATTATAGATAAATGTTACATGAGACATGGAGCTACTAAAACATCTATAATGCTTGATAAGATAAAAGCTAAAGGATATCACTATTCAAGTATAGGAGCTATTACTGTTTCTACTTCAGATATGGAAGTTCCTGAAGCTAAGAAAACATTGCTTGCAGAATCTGATGCAGCAGTTGATAAAATTCAGAAAATGTATAGAAGAGGTTTCATATCTGAAGATGAAAGATATGAAAGAGTTATAGAAAGATGGACTAAAACAACAGAAGATGTTGCAGATGCACTTATGGATAATTTGGATAGATTTAATCCAATATTCATGATGGCGGACTCAGGAGCCAGAGGTTCTAAGAGCCAAATTAAGCAGCTTGCTGGTATGAGAGGCCTTATGGCTAACCCATCTGGTAAGATTATAGAATTGCCTATAAGAGCTTCATTCAGAGAAGGTCTAAACGTAATGGAATACTTTATATCAACTCATGGAGCTAGAAAAGGTAATGCTGATACTGCTTTAAAGACTGCAGACTCAGGATATTTGACAAGAAGGTTAGTTGATGTAAGCCAAGATGTTATTGTAAGAGAAGAAGATTGTGGAACACAAGAAGGATACGATGTTTCTGAGATAAAAGAAGGAAATGAAGTAATAGAAAGCTTAGCGGAAAGACTTACAGGAAGATACTCAGCAGAAGATATAATGGATCCAAATACTGGTGAAATATTAGTTCACAAAAATGATTATATGGATAGTAAGATTGCAGAGAAAGTTGATAAGCTAGGAATTAAAAAAGTAACAATTAGATCTGTATTCACATGTAAATCTAAACACGGAGTATGTTCAAAATGTTATGGAATGAACATGGCAACTGCTCAAAAAATAAGTATAGGTGAATCTGTTGGTATAATAGCAGCACAAAGTATAGGGGAGCCCGGTACTCAGCTTACTATGAGAACTTTCCATACTGGTGGAGTTGCTGGATCTGATATAACTCAAGGTCTTCCAAGAGTTGAGGAATTATTTGAGGCTAGAAAACCTAAAGGTCTTGCTATAGTAAGTGAAGTTTCTGGTACTGTAAAAATGGAAGAAACTAAGAAGAAGAGAACTATTTCTGTAATTACAGATGCAGGTGAAGAAGTAACTTATGATATACCATTTGGTTCAAGAATTAAGGTATCTAATGGAGATGCAATAAGTGCTGGAGATGAAATAACAGAAGGTTCTGTTAATCCGCATGATATAATAAGAATTAAAGGTGTTTTAGGAGTTAAAAATTATCTTCTATCTGAAGTTCAAAAAGTTTATAGATTACAAGGTGTTGATATAAATGATAAACATCTTGAAGTAGTAGTAAGACAGATGACAAGAAAAATAAAAATAGAAGATTCTGGTGATACAGAATTATTACCAGGAACAATGATAGATATGTTTGATTTTGATGAAGAAAATGCAAAAGCAGAAGCTAGAGGTGAAAGACCAGCACAAGGTAGAGTTGCATTACTTGGTATAACTAAAGCTGCTTTGGCTACAGATTCATTCCTTTCAGCTGCTTCATTCCAAGAGACAACAAGAGTACTTACTGATGCAGCTATTAAAGGAAAAGTTGATCCTCTATTAGGATTAAAAGAAAATGTAATCATTGGTAAGTTGATACCTGCTGGAACAGGTATGACAAGATATAGATCTATCAAAATCAATACTGAAAAAGAGTCAGAGGAAAAACAAATCATTAATAATGAAATAGAAGTGTAA
- the rplJ gene encoding 50S ribosomal protein L10: MGKNRQLKEAKVLEIKEKMEKAQGIIFAQYQGLTVEEDTVLRSKLREAGVEYKVYKNTLTTLAAKELGLGEIESVLQGPLSVAFGYEDPTAPARILNDFAKDHKKLELKGGIVQGEIFDADKVKQLATIPPKEVLIAKLLGSFKAPLSNLAYLLNAIKEKKESEEA, from the coding sequence GTGGGAAAAAATAGACAATTAAAAGAAGCTAAAGTTTTAGAAATAAAAGAAAAAATGGAAAAAGCACAAGGTATAATCTTTGCTCAATATCAAGGATTAACAGTTGAAGAAGATACAGTGCTTAGATCAAAATTAAGAGAAGCTGGTGTTGAATATAAAGTTTATAAGAATACTTTAACTACATTAGCAGCAAAAGAATTAGGACTTGGTGAAATAGAAAGTGTACTTCAAGGTCCTTTATCAGTAGCATTTGGATATGAAGATCCAACTGCTCCAGCAAGAATACTTAATGATTTTGCAAAAGATCATAAAAAATTAGAACTTAAAGGTGGAATAGTTCAAGGAGAAATCTTTGATGCTGATAAAGTTAAACAACTTGCAACAATACCGCCAAAAGAAGTTCTTATTGCAAAATTACTTGGAAGCTTCAAGGCTCCATTATCAAATCTTGCATACTTATTAAATGCTATTAAAGAAAAAAAAGAATCAGAAGAAGCTTAA
- the rpoB gene encoding DNA-directed RNA polymerase subunit beta — protein MVHPVQVGKRTRMSFSKLKEVGEMPNLIEVQLNSYNWFLKEGLQEVFDDINPIQDYTANLNLEFVGYKLDMDNIKYTVEECKERDATYAAPLKVKVRLLNKETGEVKEQEVFMGDFPLMTEQGTFIINGAERVIVSQLVRSPGVYYDMSVDKTGKKLFSATVIPNRGAWLEYETDSNDIIYVRIDKTRKLPITILARAMGYGTDAEITEFFGEDERLKATIEKDNTKTREEALLEIYKRLRPGEPPTVDSAQSLIESLFFDPKRYDLSRVGRYKFNKKLALSLRIANQISAQDIVNPQTGEILVEKGEKISREKALEIQNCGVNTVNIQLDDRVIKIIGNNFVNIHNFVDFNIDDLNIKEFVHYPILKQILDNYSDEDSIKEQIKKNIHALIPKHIIRDDIYTTINYELGLPYDIGHTDDIDHLGNRRLRSVGELLQNQFRIGLSRMERVVKERMTIQDQEVITPQALINIRPVAAAIKEFFGSSQLSQFMDQTNPLSELTHKRRLSALGPGGLSRERAGFEVRDVHHSHYGRMCPIETPEGPNIGLINSLAAYAKVNEYGFIETPYRIIDKKTGTVQKKIVYMTADEEDEYVIAQANEPLDEEGHFIDSKVTVRDQEDVIVVPAQDVDLMDISARQIVSVATAMIPFLENDDASRALMGSNMQRQAVPLLKPQAPIVGTGIEFKAAVDSGVLPKAKNAGTVVYVSANEVRVKRDSDGGIDTYRLLKFKRSNQSSCINQRPIVNKGEKVDKGTVLSDGPSTDLGEIALGKNIRMGFITWEGYNYEDAMLISEELVKKDVFTSIHIEEYEAEARDTKLGPEEITRDIPNVGEDALKDIDERGIIRIGAEVRSGDILVGKVTPKGETELTAEERLLRAIFGEKAREVRDTSLRVPHGEAGIIVDVKIFTRENGDELPPGVNKLVRCYIVQKRKISVGDKMAGRHGNKGVISRVLPEEDMPFLPDGRPLQICLNPLGVPSRMNIGQVLEVHLGWAASEMGWHIATPVFDGATEEDIVQCLKDAGYDETGKTVLYDGRTGDAFDNPVTVGYMYILKLAHLVDDKIHARSTGPYSLVTQQPLGGKAQFGGQRFGEMEVWALEAYGAAHTLQEILTVKSDDVVGRVKTYEAIVKGENIPEPGVPESFKVLIKELQALCLDVKVLNDDNQEVKLKESVDEEIQDLGVNMEGSEEFVPPTPTDDYVESEDSEEDLELDYDDLSLDELQGNLEIDDFNDEH, from the coding sequence ATGGTACATCCTGTCCAGGTTGGTAAGAGAACAAGAATGAGCTTTTCCAAACTTAAAGAAGTAGGTGAAATGCCTAATTTAATTGAGGTGCAGCTAAATTCCTATAATTGGTTTTTAAAGGAAGGTTTACAGGAAGTATTTGATGATATTAATCCTATTCAGGATTATACAGCTAATCTAAATCTAGAATTTGTTGGATACAAACTAGATATGGATAATATTAAATACACTGTTGAAGAATGTAAAGAAAGAGATGCTACGTATGCAGCGCCTTTAAAAGTAAAAGTTAGACTATTAAACAAAGAGACTGGTGAAGTAAAAGAACAGGAAGTTTTCATGGGAGATTTTCCTCTTATGACAGAACAAGGAACCTTTATTATTAATGGAGCTGAAAGAGTAATAGTTAGTCAATTGGTAAGATCACCAGGCGTATATTATGATATGTCAGTTGATAAAACAGGTAAAAAACTTTTTTCTGCGACAGTAATACCAAACAGAGGTGCTTGGTTAGAATATGAAACAGATTCCAATGACATAATATATGTAAGAATAGACAAAACAAGAAAATTACCTATAACTATTCTTGCAAGAGCAATGGGTTATGGAACAGATGCCGAAATTACTGAGTTTTTTGGCGAAGATGAAAGATTAAAAGCAACAATAGAAAAAGATAATACAAAAACACGTGAAGAAGCACTACTTGAGATATATAAAAGATTAAGACCAGGTGAACCACCTACGGTTGATAGTGCTCAATCACTTATAGAATCATTATTTTTTGATCCTAAGAGATATGATCTTTCAAGGGTTGGAAGATATAAGTTTAATAAAAAGTTGGCTTTAAGTCTTAGAATTGCTAATCAGATATCTGCACAAGATATTGTAAACCCACAAACAGGTGAAATACTTGTTGAAAAAGGGGAAAAGATAAGTAGAGAAAAAGCTCTAGAGATTCAAAATTGTGGTGTTAATACAGTAAATATTCAACTTGATGACAGAGTTATAAAAATTATAGGTAACAACTTTGTAAACATACATAATTTTGTAGACTTTAATATAGATGACTTAAATATAAAAGAATTTGTACATTATCCTATTTTGAAACAAATATTGGATAATTATAGTGATGAAGATAGTATAAAAGAACAAATTAAAAAGAATATACATGCATTGATACCAAAACACATAATAAGAGATGATATATATACTACTATAAATTATGAACTAGGATTACCGTATGATATTGGTCATACAGATGATATTGATCATCTTGGTAATAGAAGACTTAGATCTGTTGGTGAATTACTTCAGAATCAATTTAGAATAGGTCTATCTAGAATGGAAAGAGTAGTTAAAGAAAGAATGACTATTCAAGATCAAGAAGTTATAACTCCACAAGCTTTGATAAATATTAGACCTGTGGCAGCTGCTATAAAAGAATTCTTTGGTAGTTCACAGCTTTCACAGTTTATGGATCAGACAAATCCATTATCAGAACTTACTCATAAAAGAAGATTATCAGCATTAGGACCAGGTGGACTTTCAAGAGAAAGAGCTGGTTTTGAAGTTAGAGACGTTCACCATTCACATTATGGTAGAATGTGTCCTATAGAAACACCAGAAGGTCCAAATATAGGACTTATTAACTCATTGGCTGCTTATGCAAAGGTAAATGAGTATGGATTTATAGAAACACCTTATAGAATAATAGATAAAAAGACTGGTACAGTTCAAAAGAAAATAGTATATATGACAGCAGATGAAGAAGATGAGTATGTTATTGCACAGGCAAATGAACCACTTGATGAAGAGGGACATTTTATAGACAGTAAAGTAACAGTAAGAGACCAGGAAGATGTAATTGTAGTTCCAGCTCAAGATGTTGATCTTATGGATATATCTGCCAGACAGATAGTTTCTGTAGCTACAGCTATGATACCATTCCTTGAAAATGATGATGCCAGCCGTGCGCTTATGGGATCTAACATGCAGCGTCAAGCAGTACCTCTATTAAAACCTCAAGCTCCTATTGTAGGAACAGGTATAGAGTTTAAAGCGGCTGTAGATTCAGGGGTTCTTCCTAAGGCTAAAAATGCTGGAACAGTTGTTTATGTTAGTGCTAATGAAGTAAGAGTAAAAAGGGATTCAGATGGTGGTATAGATACCTATAGACTTTTAAAATTTAAGAGATCTAACCAAAGTTCATGTATAAATCAAAGACCTATAGTGAATAAAGGTGAAAAAGTAGATAAAGGAACAGTATTATCAGATGGACCATCTACAGACCTTGGAGAAATTGCATTAGGTAAAAACATAAGAATGGGATTTATAACATGGGAAGGTTATAACTATGAAGATGCTATGCTTATATCTGAAGAACTAGTTAAAAAAGATGTGTTTACATCAATTCATATAGAAGAATATGAAGCAGAAGCAAGAGATACAAAATTAGGACCAGAGGAAATAACAAGAGATATACCAAATGTTGGTGAAGATGCTTTAAAGGATATAGATGAAAGAGGAATAATAAGAATAGGTGCTGAAGTAAGATCTGGAGATATATTAGTAGGTAAGGTTACTCCAAAGGGAGAAACAGAACTTACAGCAGAAGAAAGATTACTTAGAGCAATATTCGGAGAAAAAGCTAGGGAAGTAAGAGATACTTCACTTAGAGTACCTCATGGTGAAGCTGGTATAATTGTAGATGTGAAGATATTTACAAGGGAAAATGGAGATGAACTTCCACCAGGGGTTAATAAGCTAGTTAGATGCTATATAGTTCAAAAGAGAAAAATATCTGTAGGAGATAAAATGGCAGGAAGACATGGTAATAAAGGTGTTATATCAAGAGTGTTACCAGAAGAAGATATGCCTTTCTTACCAGATGGAAGACCACTTCAAATATGTTTGAATCCTCTAGGAGTTCCGTCTCGTATGAACATAGGTCAGGTACTTGAAGTTCATTTAGGATGGGCAGCTAGTGAAATGGGATGGCATATAGCAACTCCTGTATTTGATGGAGCAACAGAAGAAGATATAGTACAATGTTTAAAGGATGCAGGATATGATGAGACTGGAAAAACAGTACTATATGATGGAAGAACTGGAGATGCATTTGACAATCCAGTAACAGTTGGATACATGTATATATTAAAACTTGCACATTTGGTTGATGATAAAATACATGCTAGATCTACTGGACCATATTCATTAGTTACTCAACAGCCATTAGGTGGTAAAGCACAATTCGGAGGACAAAGATTTGGAGAAATGGAAGTTTGGGCTTTAGAAGCATATGGTGCTGCTCATACACTTCAAGAAATATTAACAGTTAAATCTGATGACGTTGTAGGAAGAGTTAAGACCTATGAAGCTATTGTTAAGGGTGAAAATATACCAGAACCTGGAGTTCCTGAATCATTTAAGGTTCTTATAAAAGAATTGCAGGCTTTATGCTTAGATGTAAAAGTGCTTAATGATGACAATCAAGAAGTTAAATTAAAAGAATCCGTAGATGAAGAAATACAAGATTTAGGTGTAAATATGGAAGGAAGCGAAGAGTTCGTTCCACCAACTCCAACTGATGACTATGTTGAGTCTGAAGATAGTGAAGAAGATCTAGAACTTGACTATGATGATTTATCTTTAGATGAACTTCAAGGTAATTTAGAAATAGATGATTTTAATGACGAACATTAG
- a CDS encoding ribosomal L7Ae/L30e/S12e/Gadd45 family protein codes for MILRLEGNKVVGVKQTIKAIKAGTIKTVYIAKDADDKFIQPVRLLVEEESLELVYIDSMKELGKLCGIDVGAATAAVLKD; via the coding sequence ATGATTCTTAGGCTTGAAGGCAATAAGGTTGTTGGTGTAAAACAAACAATTAAAGCTATAAAAGCAGGAACTATAAAAACTGTTTATATAGCAAAAGATGCCGATGATAAGTTTATACAACCAGTAAGATTATTAGTTGAGGAAGAATCCTTAGAACTAGTATATATAGATAGTATGAAAGAATTAGGAAAACTTTGTGGAATAGACGTTGGAGCAGCAACAGCAGCAGTGTTAAAAGATTAA
- the rpsL gene encoding 30S ribosomal protein S12 yields MPTISQLVRKGRKTISSKSTAPALKECPQKRGVCTVVKTTTPKKPNSALRKIARVRLTNGFEVTAYIPGVGHNLQEHSVVLIRGGRVKDLPGVRYHIIRGALDSAGVANRLQSRSKYGAKKPKQK; encoded by the coding sequence ATGCCAACTATAAGCCAGTTAGTAAGAAAAGGCAGAAAGACAATAAGTTCTAAATCAACAGCACCAGCACTAAAGGAATGTCCTCAAAAAAGAGGAGTTTGTACAGTAGTAAAAACTACAACACCTAAAAAACCAAACTCAGCATTAAGAAAAATTGCTAGGGTTAGATTAACAAATGGGTTTGAAGTTACTGCTTATATTCCAGGTGTAGGCCATAACTTACAAGAGCATAGTGTTGTTCTTATAAGAGGAGGAAGAGTTAAAGACCTTCCTGGTGTTAGATATCATATCATCAGAGGTGCCTTGGACTCAGCAGGAGTTGCTAACAGATTACAGAGTAGATCAAAATACGGTGCTAAAAAGCCAAAGCAAAAATAA